In Salipiger abyssi, the following are encoded in one genomic region:
- a CDS encoding alpha/beta fold hydrolase has translation MTVTPRGYNVHANGIRHHLLHYPGQGPAMLLIPGITSPAITWGFVAERLAEDFDVHVLDVRGRGLSQAGDLDYSLDAMAEDAVAVTEAAGLETPIVLGHSMGARNAIRAARMAPRAFSGLLLVDPPVSGPGRRAYPSALPWYVDSIAMAEKGCSAEDMRQYCPSWTDEQLALRAEWLHTCQSDAIVASFNGFHEDDIHGDLAELTLPMRLVVAGGAPVIQEADVTEIRSLAPHIEIRTVEGAGHMIPWDDLEGFLIAVRDFRA, from the coding sequence ATGACCGTCACACCCAGAGGCTATAACGTCCACGCCAATGGCATCCGCCACCATCTGCTGCATTATCCGGGGCAGGGGCCTGCGATGCTGCTGATCCCCGGCATCACCTCTCCCGCGATCACCTGGGGTTTCGTCGCCGAGCGGCTGGCGGAGGATTTCGATGTCCACGTCCTCGACGTGCGCGGCAGGGGGCTGAGCCAGGCCGGCGATCTGGACTATTCGCTCGACGCGATGGCCGAGGACGCGGTGGCCGTGACCGAGGCGGCGGGGCTGGAGACACCGATTGTGCTGGGCCATTCCATGGGGGCGCGCAACGCGATCCGCGCCGCCCGCATGGCGCCAAGAGCGTTTTCGGGCCTGCTCCTGGTCGATCCGCCGGTGAGCGGGCCGGGCCGCCGCGCCTACCCTTCGGCGCTGCCCTGGTATGTGGACAGCATCGCCATGGCGGAAAAGGGCTGCTCGGCGGAGGACATGCGCCAGTATTGCCCGAGCTGGACCGACGAGCAGCTCGCGCTGCGCGCCGAGTGGCTGCACACCTGCCAGTCCGACGCCATCGTCGCCAGCTTTAACGGCTTCCACGAAGACGACATTCACGGCGATCTCGCCGAGCTGACGCTGCCCATGCGGCTGGTCGTCGCCGGCGGTGCGCCGGTCATCCAGGAGGCAGACGTGACCGAGATCCGCAGCCTCGCCCCGCATATCGAGATCCGCACCGTCGAGGGTGCCGGCCACATGATCCCCTGGGACGATCTGGAGGGCTTTCTGATCGCCGTCCGGGATTTCAGGGCCTGA
- a CDS encoding maleate cis-trans isomerase family protein produces METEIPALLKAREMVSPERFTFHSSRMRMKHVTREELAKMDADSDRCALELSDAKVDVMGYACLVAIMSMGHGYHCTSSERLHRVTQDNGAPAPVVTSAGALVEGIRALGAKKVAVVAPYMKPLTEMVVEYIRNEGIEVSAYRALEIQDNLAVAAHDTANLPGIVAEMKTDDVDAVVLSACVQMPSLAAVAQVEALTGKPVLTAAIATTWSMLRALDLDTRVPGGGTLLSGAY; encoded by the coding sequence ATGGAAACCGAGATTCCGGCGCTGCTGAAGGCGCGCGAGATGGTCTCTCCGGAGCGCTTCACGTTTCATTCGTCGCGCATGCGCATGAAGCATGTCACCCGCGAAGAGCTGGCAAAGATGGATGCCGACAGCGACCGCTGCGCGCTCGAGCTGTCCGACGCAAAGGTCGACGTGATGGGCTATGCCTGCCTGGTCGCCATCATGTCGATGGGGCACGGCTATCACTGCACCTCGTCCGAGCGGCTGCACAGGGTCACGCAGGACAATGGCGCGCCGGCGCCGGTGGTCACTTCGGCGGGCGCGCTGGTCGAGGGCATCCGCGCGCTGGGGGCGAAAAAGGTCGCCGTGGTCGCGCCCTACATGAAGCCGCTGACCGAGATGGTGGTGGAATACATCCGCAACGAAGGCATCGAGGTCAGCGCCTACCGCGCGCTGGAAATCCAGGACAATCTCGCCGTCGCCGCGCATGACACCGCGAACCTGCCCGGCATCGTCGCGGAGATGAAGACCGACGACGTGGACGCGGTGGTGCTGTCGGCCTGCGTGCAGATGCCCTCGCTCGCCGCCGTGGCGCAGGTCGAGGCGCTGACCGGCAAGCCTGTCCTCACCGCCGCCATCGCCACCACCTGGTCGATGCTGCGCGCGCTCGATCTCGATACCCGGGTGCCCGGCGGCGGCACGCTGCTCTCCGGCGCGTATTGA
- a CDS encoding flavin reductase family protein, with protein MSDPAAAASVETECGPADAELFRTLWRGFGSSVALIATQYEGARHAMLATAATSVSMDPPSLLICVNRSASAYPALDARGAFSLGILPARHQPICAHIARTPAAERFATGDWRSHRPDAVAEPLPWLAEAQATLFCQTAQSSDFGTHRIFVARVTGANGCLGDDPLLYCDGRFGRFAALEG; from the coding sequence ATGAGCGACCCAGCCGCCGCCGCGTCTGTCGAAACAGAGTGCGGCCCCGCAGATGCCGAGCTGTTCCGCACCCTCTGGCGCGGCTTCGGCTCCTCCGTGGCGCTTATCGCGACGCAGTACGAGGGTGCGCGCCACGCGATGCTGGCCACCGCCGCGACTTCGGTCTCGATGGACCCGCCCTCGCTGCTGATCTGCGTGAACCGCTCGGCCTCGGCTTATCCGGCGCTTGACGCGCGCGGGGCGTTTTCGCTCGGCATTCTGCCGGCACGGCATCAGCCGATCTGCGCCCATATCGCCCGCACCCCGGCGGCGGAGCGTTTCGCGACGGGTGACTGGCGTAGCCATCGGCCCGATGCGGTCGCCGAACCGCTGCCATGGCTGGCAGAGGCGCAGGCCACGCTGTTCTGCCAGACCGCGCAGAGCAGCGATTTCGGCACGCATCGTATCTTCGTCGCCCGCGTGACCGGGGCGAACGGCTGTCTGGGAGACGATCCGCTGCTCTATTGCGACGGGCGGTTCGGCCGTTTCGCCGCGCTGGAAGGCTAA
- a CDS encoding ABC transporter substrate-binding protein, whose protein sequence is MTRSAKGNATTLSRRGFLSTAAAGLSVMALPGAVRAATDGPKYGGVFVVGAGVEPRHLNQNIATDISIKLISNPVFSKLVGLRSDLSPKPDLAKDWTVSDDGLTFTFNLHEGVNWHDGKDFTSDDVKFSFEELLFKFHNVGKGLADYVEAIETPDATTVVFRLSAPNDVIMTFIAGQGFIQARHIYGEGDPMENPANLAPIGTGPFKFVDWQRGQQIILERNEDYFLDDQPYVDRIITRFIPEASARIRALEAGEVDYVTYADLPPSMVAELESNPDITVTSKGHEAWGSITELMMNLDSAPFNDKRVRMAIDHALDINFIIEKAVFGLAKPATGPISSELGWAYTPDTTQYDYDVETAKALLDEAGYPDEGGTRFATSVIVNRANDAFVKAAQIVAEQLRGVGIEVEVKALDAATVAETVYVKREFGMYIQSLTTGPDPAMGVQRQYISSNIRPVPYTNGIGYRSDEIDALFEQAAASPDRAERAALYKQAAAMLCDDCAMVWLYENPTYSAFASTFGNLHSWAAESIYSYGDVYWKEGKDSRA, encoded by the coding sequence ATGACACGTTCTGCCAAAGGAAACGCAACCACGCTGAGCCGGCGCGGTTTTCTAAGCACCGCTGCCGCCGGTTTGTCCGTCATGGCGCTGCCGGGTGCCGTCCGCGCTGCCACTGACGGGCCGAAATATGGCGGTGTCTTTGTCGTCGGGGCGGGTGTCGAACCGCGGCACCTCAATCAGAACATCGCGACGGATATCTCGATCAAGCTGATCTCGAACCCGGTCTTCAGCAAGCTGGTCGGGCTCAGGAGCGACCTGTCGCCGAAGCCCGATCTGGCGAAGGACTGGACCGTCTCAGACGACGGGCTGACCTTTACCTTCAACCTCCACGAAGGGGTGAACTGGCATGACGGCAAGGACTTTACCTCGGATGACGTGAAATTCTCCTTCGAGGAGCTGCTCTTCAAGTTCCACAACGTGGGCAAGGGGCTGGCCGACTATGTCGAGGCGATCGAGACGCCCGACGCCACCACCGTGGTGTTCCGGCTGAGCGCGCCCAACGACGTGATCATGACCTTCATCGCCGGGCAGGGCTTCATCCAGGCGCGCCATATCTACGGCGAGGGCGACCCGATGGAGAACCCGGCGAACCTCGCGCCTATCGGCACCGGCCCGTTCAAATTCGTCGATTGGCAGCGCGGACAGCAGATCATTCTGGAGCGCAACGAAGACTATTTCCTCGACGATCAGCCCTATGTCGACCGGATCATCACCCGCTTCATTCCCGAAGCATCGGCCCGCATCCGGGCGCTCGAAGCGGGCGAGGTCGACTATGTGACCTATGCCGATCTGCCGCCCTCGATGGTCGCGGAACTGGAGAGCAATCCCGACATCACCGTTACTTCGAAGGGGCACGAGGCCTGGGGCTCGATCACCGAGCTGATGATGAATCTCGACAGCGCGCCGTTCAATGACAAGCGCGTGCGGATGGCCATTGATCACGCGCTGGATATCAATTTCATCATCGAAAAGGCGGTGTTCGGCCTCGCCAAGCCCGCCACCGGGCCGATCTCGTCCGAGCTGGGCTGGGCCTATACTCCCGATACCACGCAATACGATTACGATGTCGAGACTGCGAAGGCGCTGCTCGACGAGGCGGGCTACCCCGACGAGGGCGGCACGCGATTTGCCACCTCGGTGATCGTCAACCGTGCCAACGACGCCTTTGTAAAGGCGGCACAGATCGTGGCGGAGCAGCTGCGCGGCGTCGGCATCGAGGTGGAGGTCAAGGCGCTCGATGCGGCGACCGTGGCCGAAACCGTCTATGTGAAACGCGAGTTCGGCATGTATATCCAGAGCCTGACCACCGGCCCCGATCCGGCGATGGGGGTGCAGCGCCAGTATATCTCCTCCAACATCCGGCCCGTGCCCTACACCAACGGCATCGGCTATCGGAGCGACGAGATCGACGCGCTGTTCGAGCAGGCGGCGGCCTCCCCGGATCGTGCGGAACGGGCGGCGCTTTACAAGCAGGCGGCAGCGATGCTTTGCGACGATTGCGCCATGGTCTGGCTTTACGAGAACCCGACCTATTCCGCTTTTGCGAGCACCTTCGGCAACCTGCACAGCTGGGCGGCGGAGTCGATCTATTCCTATGGCGATGTCTACTGGAAAGAGGGCAAGGACAGCCGCGCCTGA
- a CDS encoding LLM class flavin-dependent oxidoreductase, whose product MKDTTGQLKLGLSLVSNGTHPAGWRLPEANAAAGMDIALWKEMAKAAEAACIHFMFLADGIAVRTAAKDNDALSYSGRIDQFEPLTLLGALSGVTDRLGFIATASTTYNEPFHIARKFASLDHISGGRIGWNVVTSWSEAEALNFSRDKHMEHGARYGRAEEFVDVVRGLWDSWEDDAFIRDKDGGRYFDPAKMHVLDHKGEHFKVKGPLNLARPPQGYPVIAQAGSSEPGQELAARTADLIYTAKRDPEGAGQFYESVKGRFAKYGRARSSALVMPGIMPVVGKTMEEAEAKYRRVQELIHPKVGLAMLARTFGDLSQYDLDGPLPDDLPELDGVKSHREPLIRMARENNLSIRELYMRVTGAAGHMQLCGTPESIADTMESWFRAGVCDGFNIMAPWFPDGLYDFFDLVVPELQRRGLFRTAYEGKTLRENLGLPRPAHPAAKAAAPVETV is encoded by the coding sequence ATGAAAGACACTACCGGACAACTCAAGCTGGGGCTCAGCCTGGTTTCCAACGGGACCCATCCCGCCGGTTGGCGCCTTCCCGAGGCCAATGCCGCGGCGGGCATGGACATCGCACTCTGGAAGGAGATGGCAAAGGCGGCCGAGGCGGCCTGTATCCACTTCATGTTTCTCGCCGACGGCATCGCCGTGCGGACGGCGGCCAAGGACAATGACGCGCTCAGCTATAGCGGCCGCATCGATCAGTTCGAGCCGCTGACGCTTCTGGGCGCGCTCTCCGGGGTGACCGACCGGCTGGGCTTTATCGCCACCGCCTCGACCACCTATAACGAGCCCTTCCACATCGCGCGCAAGTTCGCCTCGCTCGACCATATCTCGGGCGGTCGCATCGGCTGGAACGTGGTGACCTCGTGGAGCGAGGCGGAGGCACTGAATTTCTCGCGCGACAAGCATATGGAGCACGGCGCCCGATATGGCCGTGCCGAGGAATTCGTCGATGTGGTGCGCGGGCTCTGGGACAGCTGGGAAGATGACGCTTTCATCAGGGACAAGGACGGCGGGCGATATTTCGACCCGGCGAAGATGCATGTGCTCGACCACAAGGGCGAACACTTCAAGGTCAAGGGCCCGCTCAATCTGGCGCGTCCGCCGCAAGGATACCCGGTGATCGCGCAGGCGGGTTCCTCCGAGCCGGGGCAGGAGCTTGCCGCCCGCACCGCCGATCTGATCTACACCGCCAAGCGCGACCCCGAGGGCGCCGGCCAGTTCTATGAAAGCGTCAAGGGGCGCTTTGCCAAATACGGGCGCGCGCGGTCTTCGGCGCTGGTCATGCCGGGCATCATGCCGGTGGTCGGCAAGACGATGGAAGAGGCCGAAGCCAAATATCGCCGCGTACAGGAACTGATCCACCCCAAAGTCGGGCTGGCGATGCTGGCGCGCACCTTCGGCGATCTGTCGCAATACGATCTCGACGGCCCGCTGCCCGACGATCTGCCGGAGCTCGACGGCGTCAAGAGCCACCGTGAGCCGCTGATCCGCATGGCCCGCGAGAACAACCTCTCGATCCGCGAGCTTTACATGCGGGTGACCGGTGCCGCCGGGCACATGCAGCTCTGCGGCACGCCGGAGAGCATCGCCGACACGATGGAGAGCTGGTTCCGGGCCGGGGTGTGCGACGGGTTCAACATCATGGCGCCGTGGTTCCCCGACGGGCTCTACGATTTCTTCGACCTGGTCGTGCCGGAGCTGCAACGGCGGGGCCTGTTCCGCACCGCCTATGAGGGCAAGACGCTGCGCGAGAATCTCGGGCTGCCGCGCCCGGCGCATCCGGCAGCCAAGGCCGCGGCGCCGGTGGAAACCGTCTGA
- a CDS encoding ABC transporter permease translates to MPTDVTVDAGTGEPTRPARPRSESLASLRYIALKLLSAIPMVLGVITVNFILIHLAPGDPVSILVGETEPTPEQLAALYAKMGLDQPLWKQYLDYIWGVMQGDLGYSYVLQRDVVGLIVDRIPATLTLMLTSLIVFTILGVALAVFVARKPKSTADQAGSLLAVLGYSIPAFWLAQIILLIFALELRWFPTNGMTNSRYMYEGWDYFVDLLHHLILPAFVLGMRYLAINFRYARAAMRDALSQDYITAARAKGLGERRVLFHAYRNGILPVITVFGLNMTDILAGSVLTEIVFGWPGLGRLMYDAMYARDYPLLMGVFVFVSIGIIVTNLIIDIVYSFFDPRVRQQ, encoded by the coding sequence TTGCCAACCGACGTTACCGTGGATGCCGGCACAGGCGAGCCGACCAGGCCCGCGCGCCCGCGCAGTGAAAGCCTTGCCTCTCTCCGATACATCGCGCTGAAGCTGCTCAGCGCGATCCCGATGGTTCTGGGGGTCATCACCGTCAACTTCATCCTCATCCACCTCGCCCCCGGCGATCCGGTCAGCATTCTGGTGGGTGAGACCGAGCCGACCCCGGAACAGCTCGCGGCGCTCTATGCCAAGATGGGGCTCGATCAGCCGCTGTGGAAACAGTATCTCGACTACATCTGGGGCGTGATGCAGGGCGATCTGGGCTATTCCTATGTGCTTCAGCGCGACGTGGTCGGGCTCATCGTCGACCGGATCCCGGCAACGCTCACGCTGATGCTGACCTCCCTCATCGTCTTCACCATCCTCGGGGTGGCGCTCGCCGTCTTCGTCGCGCGCAAGCCGAAGTCGACGGCAGATCAGGCGGGGTCGCTGCTGGCGGTGCTGGGCTATTCGATCCCGGCCTTCTGGCTGGCGCAGATCATCCTGCTGATCTTTGCGCTGGAGCTGCGCTGGTTCCCGACCAATGGCATGACCAACAGCCGCTACATGTACGAAGGCTGGGACTATTTCGTCGATCTGCTGCACCACCTCATCCTGCCCGCCTTCGTGCTGGGCATGCGCTATCTGGCGATCAATTTCCGCTATGCCCGCGCCGCCATGCGCGACGCGCTCTCGCAGGACTATATCACCGCCGCCCGCGCCAAGGGGCTGGGCGAGCGCCGCGTGCTGTTCCACGCCTACCGAAACGGCATCCTGCCGGTGATCACGGTGTTCGGGCTGAACATGACCGACATCCTCGCCGGCTCGGTCCTGACCGAGATCGTCTTCGGCTGGCCGGGGCTCGGGCGGCTCATGTACGACGCCATGTATGCCCGAGACTACCCGCTGCTGATGGGGGTCTTCGTCTTCGTGTCGATCGGCATCATCGTGACGAACCTCATCATCGACATCGTCTATTCCTTCTTCGATCCGCGCGTGAGGCAGCAATGA
- a CDS encoding ABC transporter permease codes for MTMTHSAAKPARRRARPGLGRLRLDASSGTAVAILIGMVLFAFLVPLLLGPPNAMGDLSFGTPSLAHPMGTDDLGRDVFTRFAYGARSSLSVGILAALTASIIGISVGAVAGYSRGIVDIVLMRLSELFQVIPRFFLALLVIAIFGSNILFIILTIGLLGWPEVARITRGEFLTLREREYVMAAQTIGQSKRKIIFSEILPNAMPPLIVAMTMQVSSAILLEAGLSFLGLGDPSNPSWGLMLNEAQQFLTRAWWMAVFPGLGIVATVAALNVFGDHLTDILNPRLKGGR; via the coding sequence ATGACCATGACCCATTCCGCCGCGAAACCCGCACGGCGCAGGGCGCGCCCCGGTCTCGGCAGGCTCCGGCTCGACGCCTCTTCGGGAACCGCCGTCGCGATCCTGATCGGCATGGTGCTCTTCGCCTTCCTCGTGCCGCTGCTGCTCGGGCCACCCAATGCAATGGGGGATCTCTCCTTCGGCACTCCGTCTCTGGCGCATCCCATGGGCACCGACGATCTTGGCCGCGACGTGTTCACCCGCTTTGCCTACGGCGCTCGCAGCTCGCTCTCGGTGGGCATTCTCGCGGCACTGACCGCCAGTATCATCGGGATCTCGGTCGGCGCCGTCGCGGGCTATTCCCGCGGCATCGTCGACATCGTGCTGATGCGCCTCTCCGAGCTGTTCCAGGTGATCCCGCGCTTTTTCCTCGCGCTGCTGGTGATCGCGATCTTCGGTTCCAACATCCTATTCATCATCCTCACCATCGGCCTGCTCGGCTGGCCCGAAGTGGCGCGGATCACCCGGGGCGAATTCCTCACCCTGCGCGAACGCGAATACGTGATGGCGGCGCAGACCATCGGCCAGAGCAAGCGCAAGATCATCTTTTCCGAGATCCTGCCGAACGCCATGCCGCCGCTTATCGTCGCGATGACGATGCAGGTCTCTTCGGCGATCCTGCTGGAGGCGGGTCTCAGCTTTCTCGGCCTCGGCGACCCGTCGAATCCAAGCTGGGGGCTGATGCTGAACGAGGCGCAGCAGTTTCTCACCCGTGCCTGGTGGATGGCGGTGTTTCCCGGTCTCGGGATCGTCGCCACCGTCGCCGCGCTGAACGTCTTCGGCGACCACCTGACCGACATTCTCAACCCGCGCCTGAAAGGAGGCCGCTGA
- a CDS encoding ABC transporter ATP-binding protein: protein MPRDISQTGPILEVEGLHTILRTSEGIVRAVTDVSITVGRGEIVGIVGESGCGKSMTAMSIMGLVPTPPGDITEGRILLDGSELRGLGQSAFQKVRGRRIAMIFQDPMTYLNPVLTIGTQIDEMLRQHMDLDRAGRARRVIELLRRVRIPDPERVAAAYPHQLSGGMRQRVLIATAISCDPELIIADEPTTALDVTVQAQVLELLKEIIRDMDSSLILITHDLGVVAETCDRVYVMYAGRVIEEAPMQRLFEQPGHPYTQGLLASILRADQPVEELYALDGTVPNLTAPPKGCAFCDRCAVVMDICHSELPPRAATGPRAFAACWRIPQ from the coding sequence ATGCCCAGGGACATCTCCCAGACCGGCCCGATCCTCGAGGTCGAGGGGCTGCACACCATCCTGCGCACCTCCGAAGGCATCGTTCGCGCGGTCACCGATGTGTCAATCACCGTGGGGCGTGGCGAGATCGTCGGCATCGTGGGCGAATCCGGCTGCGGCAAATCCATGACCGCGATGTCGATCATGGGGCTCGTGCCGACACCGCCCGGCGACATCACCGAGGGGCGCATCCTGCTCGACGGCAGCGAACTGCGCGGCCTTGGCCAAAGCGCCTTTCAGAAGGTGCGCGGACGCCGGATCGCGATGATCTTCCAGGATCCGATGACGTACCTGAACCCGGTGCTGACCATCGGCACCCAGATCGACGAGATGCTGCGCCAGCACATGGATCTAGATCGCGCCGGGCGCGCGCGGCGGGTGATCGAGCTGCTGCGCCGGGTCAGGATTCCCGATCCCGAGCGGGTCGCCGCGGCCTATCCGCACCAGCTTTCGGGCGGCATGCGCCAGCGTGTGCTGATCGCCACGGCGATCTCCTGCGATCCCGAGCTGATCATCGCCGACGAGCCGACCACCGCGCTCGACGTCACGGTGCAGGCGCAGGTTCTGGAGCTGCTCAAGGAGATCATCCGCGACATGGACTCCTCGCTGATCCTCATTACCCACGATCTCGGCGTCGTGGCCGAGACCTGCGACCGGGTCTATGTGATGTATGCGGGCCGGGTGATCGAGGAGGCGCCGATGCAACGGCTCTTCGAGCAGCCCGGCCACCCCTATACACAGGGGCTGCTGGCCTCGATCCTGCGCGCCGACCAGCCGGTCGAGGAGCTTTACGCGCTCGACGGCACCGTGCCGAACCTGACCGCGCCGCCAAAGGGCTGCGCCTTCTGCGACCGCTGCGCGGTGGTCATGGACATCTGCCATTCCGAGCTTCCGCCACGGGCCGCGACCGGCCCGCGCGCCTTTGCCGCCTGCTGGAGGATCCCGCAATGA
- a CDS encoding ABC transporter ATP-binding protein codes for MTHPPLLTLDGVSKTYPGGGLISRRPPVQAVKEVSFDIAPGETLALVGESGCGKSTIGRMILSLTEITEGRITFAGKNLINHSDREKQELKKRLQMIFQDPFGSLNPRKTIRSILSQPFLVAGIEDWEPRVLELLRVVGMTPPERFLDRMPHEFSGGQKQRIAIARAFALGPELIVADECVSALDVSVRAQILKLMRRLQIETGVSYLFISHDLGVVRSMAQRVAVMYLGRIVEIGRVDDIFARPAHPYTQALLAASPLPDPKRAHLDGRLLLEGDLPSPSNPPSGCRFHTRCRFARPDCARTEPALHTHAVPQLVACHYADALGTPEPEHTH; via the coding sequence ATGACCCATCCCCCCCTTCTGACGCTGGACGGCGTGTCGAAAACCTATCCCGGCGGCGGGCTGATCTCGCGCCGCCCGCCGGTGCAGGCGGTCAAGGAGGTGAGCTTCGACATCGCGCCCGGCGAGACCCTGGCTCTGGTCGGCGAATCCGGCTGCGGCAAGTCCACCATCGGGCGGATGATCCTGTCGCTGACCGAGATCACCGAGGGCCGCATCACCTTTGCCGGCAAGAACCTGATCAACCATTCGGACCGCGAAAAGCAGGAGCTGAAGAAGCGGCTACAGATGATCTTCCAGGATCCCTTCGGCTCGCTCAACCCGCGCAAGACGATCCGTTCGATCCTCAGCCAGCCCTTCCTCGTGGCAGGCATCGAGGACTGGGAACCGCGGGTTCTGGAGCTTTTGCGCGTGGTCGGCATGACCCCGCCCGAGCGTTTTCTGGATCGCATGCCGCACGAGTTCTCGGGCGGGCAGAAGCAGCGCATCGCCATCGCCCGCGCCTTTGCGCTGGGGCCCGAACTGATCGTGGCGGATGAATGCGTCTCGGCGCTGGACGTGTCGGTGCGCGCGCAGATCCTCAAGCTGATGCGCCGGCTCCAGATCGAGACCGGGGTGTCGTATCTGTTCATCAGCCACGATCTGGGTGTGGTGCGGTCCATGGCGCAGCGGGTGGCGGTGATGTATCTCGGTCGCATCGTCGAGATCGGCCGGGTCGACGACATCTTCGCGCGCCCGGCGCACCCCTACACGCAGGCGCTGCTGGCGGCCTCACCGTTGCCCGACCCGAAACGCGCGCATCTCGACGGGCGGCTGCTGCTCGAAGGCGATCTGCCCTCGCCCAGCAACCCGCCAAGCGGCTGCCGCTTTCACACCCGCTGCCGTTTTGCCCGGCCCGATTGCGCACGAACCGAGCCCGCGTTACACACCCATGCCGTGCCTCAACTGGTGGCCTGCCACTATGCGGATGCGCTCGGCACCCCGGAACCGGAGCACACGCATTGA
- a CDS encoding MFS transporter, which yields MSTTDAGADNAPASPSTATLFAAVVPPLFIGMIDQTIVATALPDIARDLGGFGTVGMLITAYLAATAISAPVYGRLGDALGRRKLMSIAIVVTMLGSLLCAIAPNFGTLVAARVMQGFGGGGLISLAQALLGQYVGPRRRARYQGYLAGIAIVASTFGPVVGGFVTGHLGWRWIFALNVPLTLLALLLIQRLPPRRTPKHAMVFDWAGLALFAALTVLIIAGFDSLKTGTAAPALLACAVIVLGLLVWRERRATHPLFPGDLLANRSISLSALLAMCHGALYVALLSFIPIYFAVARDRAADEIGLLMLPITVGIGTGAFVTGRLMSRSGRTTLYPVTGLICAAGLLLFLSRNLSELPDLGISLVFMLVSACLGSIMGVVQITVQMEAGVPRLGIATSSVSLSRSFGAVAGTAVAGVIVGAGLAGAAPDPDRVFGTIFLGGAGFALLASGVAAAIPRRQL from the coding sequence TTGAGCACGACCGATGCCGGCGCCGACAACGCGCCGGCCTCCCCCAGCACCGCGACACTGTTTGCCGCCGTGGTGCCGCCTCTCTTTATCGGCATGATCGACCAGACGATTGTCGCCACCGCCCTGCCCGATATCGCCCGCGATCTGGGTGGGTTCGGCACGGTGGGAATGCTGATCACCGCCTATCTTGCCGCCACCGCGATCTCGGCCCCGGTTTACGGGCGCCTGGGCGATGCGCTCGGGCGGCGCAAGCTCATGTCCATCGCCATCGTCGTAACCATGCTCGGCAGCCTGCTCTGCGCGATTGCGCCGAATTTCGGCACGCTCGTCGCTGCGCGAGTCATGCAGGGGTTCGGCGGCGGCGGGCTGATTTCGCTGGCGCAGGCACTGCTCGGACAATATGTCGGGCCGCGCCGCCGGGCCCGCTATCAGGGCTATCTCGCCGGGATCGCCATTGTCGCCTCCACCTTCGGCCCGGTGGTCGGCGGCTTCGTGACCGGGCATCTGGGCTGGCGCTGGATCTTTGCGCTGAACGTGCCGCTGACGCTGCTCGCGCTGCTGCTGATCCAAAGGCTGCCGCCACGCCGCACTCCCAAACACGCCATGGTCTTCGACTGGGCGGGCCTCGCGCTTTTCGCGGCGCTCACGGTTCTGATCATCGCAGGCTTCGACAGCCTCAAGACCGGCACCGCCGCCCCGGCGCTGCTGGCCTGCGCGGTGATCGTGCTGGGGCTGCTGGTCTGGCGCGAACGCCGCGCGACGCATCCGCTCTTTCCCGGCGACCTGCTGGCGAACCGCAGCATTTCGCTCTCGGCACTGCTGGCGATGTGCCACGGCGCGCTCTATGTGGCGCTGCTGAGCTTCATTCCGATCTATTTCGCCGTTGCCCGCGACCGTGCCGCCGACGAGATCGGCCTGCTGATGCTGCCCATCACAGTGGGCATCGGCACTGGCGCTTTTGTCACCGGCCGGCTGATGAGCCGTAGCGGACGCACAACGCTCTATCCGGTGACCGGGCTGATCTGTGCCGCCGGTCTGCTGCTGTTCCTGTCGCGCAACCTGAGCGAGCTGCCCGATCTGGGGATCTCGCTCGTTTTCATGCTGGTCTCGGCCTGTCTCGGCTCGATCATGGGCGTGGTGCAGATCACCGTGCAGATGGAGGCGGGCGTCCCCCGGCTCGGCATCGCCACCTCCTCGGTCTCGCTCTCCCGCTCCTTCGGCGCGGTGGCGGGCACGGCAGTGGCGGGGGTGATCGTGGGGGCCGGGCTCGCGGGCGCGGCCCCCGATCCCGACCGTGTCTTCGGCACGATCTTTCTGGGCGGGGCAGGGTTTGCCCTGCTGGCCTCGGGTGTCGCCGCCGCGATCCCGCGGCGGCAGCTTTAG